One Xenopus tropicalis strain Nigerian chromosome 8, UCB_Xtro_10.0, whole genome shotgun sequence genomic window carries:
- the mia gene encoding melanoma-derived growth regulatory protein precursor, with protein sequence MFWKAVCLAICLLLGMALGGRRMTKLADKKLCADEECSHPISIAVALSDYTPPDCRFIPIRQGQTLYIFSKLKGRGRLFWQGSVQGDYYGEQAARLGYFPSTIVQEEHYLMPGKVEVSTDEWDFTCH encoded by the exons ATGTTTTGGAAGGCAGTGTGTCTTGCTATTTGCCTCCTATTGGGAATGGCTCTTGGGGGTAGAAGGATGACAAAACTGGCAGACAAGAAACTGTGTGCAGATGAGGAATGTAGTC ATCCCATCTCCATTGCAGTAGCATTGTCTGATTACACCCCTCCAGACTGCCGTTTCATACCCATCAGACAGGGGCAAACTCTCTACATCTTCTCCAAGCTGAAGGGCAGAGGCAGGCTTTTCTGGCAAGGAAGT GTACAAGGGGACTATTATGGAGAACAAGCTGCCAGGCTGGGGTATTTCCCAAGTACTATTGTGCAAGAGGAACATTACTTGATGCCAGGAAAAGTGGAGGTCTCAACAGAT GAATGGGATTTTACCTGCCACTGA
- the rhou gene encoding rho-related GTP-binding protein RhoU translates to MPPQELSVDYTSHFAPPVPPHKPKPVPECCGQERILKCVLLGDGAVGKTSLLVSYTTNGYPTRYIPTAFDDFSALVQVENTPVKLQLCDTAGQDEFDKLRHFCYPRTDVLILCFSVVSPSSFQNISEKWISEIQCHCPHVPVVLVGTQCDLREDVKVLIQLARYQEKPVSNSSARALAEKIGAVAYVECSALTQKNLKEVFDTAIISGLRYSDLRGQRERKMAATANKMKTLSKAWWKKYVCV, encoded by the exons ATGCCCCCTCAAGAACTTTCCGTGGATTACACTTCCCACTTTGCACCCCCTGTGCCACCCCACAAGCCCAAGCCTGTGCCAGAGTGCTGCGGCCAGGAGCGGATCCTTAAATGCGTGCTGCTCGGGGATGGGGCAGTTGGCAAGACCAGCCTTCTAGTTAGTTACACCACAAACGGCTACCCGACCCGCTACATCCCTACGGCTTTCGATGATTTTTCCG cACTGGTGCAAGTTGAAAATACTCCTGTGAAACTTCAGCTCTGTGATACAGCAGGACAG GATGAGTTTGACAAGCTACGTCATTTCTGTTATCCAAGGACAGATGTACTGATTCTGTGCTTCAGTGTTGTCAGCCCGTCCTCCTTTCAGAATATCTCTGAAAAGTGGATATCAGAGATACAGTGCCACTGTCCCCATGTGCCAGTTGTACTAGTGGGGACTCAGTGTGACCTCCGTGAAGATGTCAAAGTTCTCATTCAGCTTGCTCGGTACCAGGAGAAACCTGTGTCTAACTCTTCTGCTAGGGCTCTTGCTGAAAAGATAGGCGCTGTAGCCTATGTGGAGTGTTCGGCTTTGACCCAGAAGAACCTAAAAGAAGTTTTTGATACAGCAATAATTTCAGGTTTGCGCTACTCGGATTTAAGGGGACAGAGAGAGAGGAAAATGGCTGCCACTGCCAACAAGATGAAAACTCTTTCAAAGGCATGGTGGAaaaagtatgtgtgtgtttga